A single genomic interval of Solimonas sp. K1W22B-7 harbors:
- the dbpA gene encoding ATP-dependent RNA helicase DbpA translates to METKPPAQPPSQPFNSLPLHPALLQALDSLEYRQMTPIQALSLPLILEGRDVIGQARTGSGKTAAYGLGLLSRIDPELKQVQALVLCPTRELADQIAKEIRRLARCLPNIKLSILSGGISKRPQLASLEHEPHIIVGMAGRVLEHLEQNTLKLDSLRVLVLDEADRMLDADFEQASRAIVELAPKTRQTLFFSATFPDEVRAVSKRLQNKPVEARTDTATTTAQVEQKFYEVDASRRLDGLAHLLSVHKPESALVFCYTKNDAQEVEAQLSKRGFSVTALHGDIDQRDRDEVLVQFANGTFRILVATDIAARGLDIKNLAAVISYELPADPDVHVHRVGRTGRAGATGLALHLFAGREHARVTAIEQRLETKLDVGKLVSGAFSADRPLPANVVTLCVDGGRSDKLRPGDLLGALTGEAGIPNGAIGKINTFDTRTYFAIDKKLAKKALQALRDGKIKGKKFRVREIV, encoded by the coding sequence GTGGAAACCAAGCCCCCGGCGCAGCCGCCCTCCCAGCCCTTCAACAGCCTGCCCCTGCACCCTGCCCTGCTGCAGGCGCTGGACTCGCTGGAGTACCGGCAGATGACGCCGATCCAGGCGCTGAGCCTGCCGCTGATCCTGGAAGGCCGCGACGTCATCGGCCAGGCCCGCACCGGCAGCGGCAAGACCGCGGCCTATGGCCTGGGCCTGCTGTCGCGCATCGACCCCGAACTGAAGCAGGTACAGGCCCTGGTGCTGTGCCCGACGCGCGAACTGGCCGACCAGATCGCCAAGGAAATCCGCCGGCTGGCGCGCTGCCTGCCCAACATCAAGCTGTCGATCCTCAGCGGCGGCATCTCCAAGCGCCCGCAGCTGGCCTCGCTGGAGCACGAGCCGCACATCATCGTCGGCATGGCTGGCCGCGTGCTGGAGCACCTGGAGCAGAACACGCTCAAGCTCGACAGCCTCCGCGTGCTGGTGCTGGACGAGGCGGACCGCATGCTCGACGCCGACTTCGAGCAGGCCAGCCGCGCCATCGTGGAGCTGGCGCCGAAGACGCGCCAGACGCTGTTCTTCTCCGCCACCTTCCCCGACGAAGTGCGCGCGGTCAGCAAGCGCCTGCAGAACAAGCCAGTGGAAGCGCGGACCGACACCGCCACCACCACCGCGCAGGTCGAGCAGAAATTCTACGAAGTGGATGCCTCGCGCCGCCTCGACGGCCTGGCGCACCTGCTCAGCGTGCACAAGCCGGAGTCCGCGCTGGTGTTCTGCTACACCAAGAACGACGCGCAGGAAGTGGAGGCGCAGTTGTCCAAGCGCGGCTTCTCGGTGACGGCGCTGCACGGTGACATCGACCAGCGCGACCGCGACGAGGTGCTGGTGCAGTTCGCCAACGGCACTTTCCGCATCCTGGTGGCCACCGACATCGCCGCACGCGGCCTCGACATCAAGAACCTCGCCGCGGTGATCAGCTACGAGCTGCCGGCCGATCCCGACGTGCACGTGCACCGCGTCGGCCGCACCGGCCGCGCCGGCGCCACCGGCCTGGCGCTGCACCTGTTCGCCGGGCGCGAGCATGCCCGCGTCACCGCCATCGAGCAGCGCCTGGAAACCAAGCTCGACGTCGGCAAGCTGGTCTCGGGCGCCTTCTCCGCCGACCGTCCCCTGCCCGCCAACGTCGTCACGCTCTGCGTCGACGGCGGCCGCAGCGACAAGCTGCGCCCCGGCGACCTGCTCGGCGCCCTCACCGGCGAGGCCGGCATCCCCAACGGCGCCATCGGCAAGATCAACACCTTCGACACGCGCACCTACTTCGCCATCGACAAGAAGCTGGCCAAGAAGGCGCTGCAGGCCCTGCGCGACGGCAAGATCAAAGGGAAGAAATTCCGCGTGCGGGAGATTGTCTAA
- the bioB gene encoding biotin synthase BioB, producing the protein MSTDLRHDWTREEVQALFELPFSDLMFRAQSLHRQNFDANKVQLSTLLSIKTGACPEDCGYCPQSVRFNTGLKTEPLMDVDAVLEAAREAKANGAARFCMGAAWRSPKDRDLAKVEDMVKGVKAMGLETCLTLGMLKEHQAQKLADAGLDYYNHNLDTSPEFYGKIITTRTYQDRLDTLQHVRSAGVKVCCGGIVGMGEEKQDRAELLRQLAVMTPHPESVPINNLVQVEGTPLKGAEALHPLEFVRTIAVARILMPKAYVRLSAGRTAMTEELQAMCFMAGANSIFYGEKLLTTSNPQNARDRALFARLGISPEGGSFEPVAEQGQPHADDHEQGCCGHEHSHEAPPAMMAEGCGSATACAE; encoded by the coding sequence ATGAGTACCGATCTGCGCCACGACTGGACCCGCGAAGAGGTCCAGGCCCTGTTCGAGTTGCCTTTCAGCGACCTGATGTTCCGCGCCCAGAGTCTGCACCGGCAGAACTTCGACGCCAACAAGGTGCAGCTGTCGACGCTGCTGTCGATCAAGACCGGCGCCTGTCCGGAGGACTGCGGCTACTGTCCGCAGTCGGTGCGCTTCAATACCGGCCTGAAGACAGAGCCGTTGATGGACGTGGACGCGGTGCTGGAAGCGGCGCGCGAGGCCAAGGCCAACGGTGCGGCGCGCTTCTGCATGGGCGCGGCCTGGCGTTCGCCGAAGGACCGCGACCTGGCCAAGGTCGAGGACATGGTCAAGGGCGTGAAGGCGATGGGCCTGGAGACCTGCCTGACCCTGGGCATGCTCAAGGAGCACCAGGCGCAGAAGCTGGCCGATGCCGGCCTGGACTACTACAACCACAACCTCGATACCTCGCCGGAGTTCTACGGCAAGATCATCACCACCCGCACCTACCAGGACCGCCTGGACACGCTGCAGCATGTGCGCAGCGCCGGCGTGAAGGTCTGCTGCGGCGGCATCGTCGGCATGGGCGAGGAGAAGCAGGACCGCGCCGAGCTGCTGCGCCAGCTCGCGGTGATGACGCCGCATCCGGAGTCGGTGCCGATCAACAACCTGGTGCAGGTGGAAGGCACGCCGCTGAAGGGCGCCGAAGCCCTGCACCCGCTGGAGTTCGTGCGCACGATCGCCGTGGCGCGCATCCTGATGCCGAAGGCCTACGTGCGCCTCTCCGCCGGCCGCACGGCGATGACCGAGGAACTGCAGGCGATGTGCTTCATGGCCGGCGCCAACTCGATCTTCTACGGCGAGAAGCTGCTGACCACCAGCAACCCGCAGAACGCCAGGGACCGCGCGCTGTTCGCGCGCCTGGGCATCTCGCCCGAGGGTGGCAGCTTCGAGCCGGTTGCCGAACAGGGCCAGCCGCATGCCGATGACCACGAGCAGGGCTGTTGCGGACACGAGCACTCGCACGAAGCGCCGCCGGCGATGATGGCCGAGGGCTGCGGCAGCGCGACGGCCTGCGCCGAGTAA
- a CDS encoding MerR family transcriptional regulator: MKRKSGADTPAAKPRRGAPKGGLRDGSEYTVDELARAADTTVRNVRAYQDRGLLPPPEKRGRTGIYTASHLARLRLIGQLLDRGYTLANIAELIGAWEQGQDLRQLLGLESALTTPWSEELPGYFTMPELVKLLGKGIKASEIAPVLRKAVELDILQSEGLRFRAPRPQLIHAAGELVAMGIPLSELLDIVRMLRGNVERAANGIVQLIVEHVFAPYMQGKLPPASEVPRLAETIWKLRPVADIAVDAEVARAMERAIKQNLGDVLAHVLEQLPQQQKS; encoded by the coding sequence ATGAAAAGGAAATCAGGGGCGGACACTCCAGCCGCCAAGCCGCGGCGCGGAGCACCCAAGGGCGGGCTGCGCGACGGCTCTGAATACACCGTGGACGAACTGGCGCGCGCGGCCGATACCACCGTGCGCAACGTCCGTGCCTATCAGGACCGCGGCCTGCTGCCACCACCGGAGAAGCGCGGCCGCACCGGCATCTACACCGCTTCGCACCTGGCACGCCTGCGCCTGATCGGCCAGCTGCTGGATCGCGGCTACACGCTGGCCAACATCGCGGAACTGATCGGCGCCTGGGAACAGGGCCAGGACCTGCGCCAGCTGTTGGGCCTGGAGTCCGCGCTGACCACGCCCTGGTCCGAGGAACTGCCCGGCTACTTCACGATGCCGGAACTGGTGAAGCTGCTCGGCAAGGGCATCAAGGCTTCCGAGATCGCTCCGGTGCTGCGCAAGGCGGTGGAGCTGGACATCCTGCAGTCCGAGGGCCTGCGCTTCCGCGCGCCGCGCCCGCAGCTGATCCACGCCGCCGGTGAGCTGGTGGCCATGGGCATCCCGCTGTCGGAGTTGCTGGACATCGTGCGCATGCTGCGCGGCAACGTCGAGCGTGCCGCCAACGGCATCGTGCAGCTGATCGTGGAGCACGTGTTCGCGCCGTACATGCAGGGCAAGCTGCCGCCGGCCAGCGAAGTGCCGCGCCTGGCGGAAACCATCTGGAAGCTGCGCCCGGTGGCCGACATCGCGGTGGACGCCGAAGTGGCGCGCGCGATGGAGCGGGCGATCAAGCAGAACCTCGGCGACGTGCTGGCACATGTGCTGGAGCAGTTGCCGCAGCAGCAAAAGTCGTAG
- a CDS encoding RidA family protein, giving the protein MTREIIQTDAAPAAIGTYSQAVKCGNTVYLSGQIPLDPKTMTLLNATIEDEIHQVFRNLSAVAQASGGSLADVAKLNMFLTDLAHFAKVNEIMGQYFKPPYPARAAIGVASLPKGARVEADAILVLG; this is encoded by the coding sequence ATGACTCGCGAAATCATCCAGACGGACGCGGCCCCGGCCGCCATCGGCACCTACTCGCAGGCTGTGAAGTGCGGCAACACGGTCTACCTCTCGGGCCAGATTCCCCTGGACCCGAAGACCATGACCCTGCTCAACGCCACGATCGAGGACGAGATCCACCAGGTGTTCAGGAACCTCTCGGCGGTGGCGCAGGCCAGCGGCGGTTCGCTGGCCGACGTGGCCAAGCTCAACATGTTCCTCACCGACCTGGCGCACTTCGCCAAGGTCAACGAGATCATGGGCCAGTACTTCAAGCCGCCGTACCCGGCGCGCGCCGCCATCGGCGTGGCCAGCCTGCCCAAGGGCGCGCGCGTCGAGGCCGACGCGATCCTGGTGCTTGGCTAA
- the recG gene encoding ATP-dependent DNA helicase RecG codes for MAKPETPRKAASAPTLATEVMYLKGAGPAVALRLRALGIERVRELLFHLPLRYEDRRRVTPVMQLRDGEEAQVRARVLHAEVRYAGRRSLRVLVDDGGAGLLLRFFHFNEAQRQAFQPDRWIQAYGPVRHAAQGWEMVHPEYRLADRPEDLRTEDRLTPIYPLTTGITQARLRTLAQQALKIAEGDGGLATPLPELGEIGTLAALRVLHQPPGDADTAALMSCAHPAQQRLVREELLAHQLSMRLLRNRVKAGAAPRIDGVPAALKALQAGLPFSLTGAQRRVIGEIAKDLGTARPMLRLVQGDVGSGKTLVAAAAMLTAVRAGWQAALMAPTELLAEQHARNFRQWLEPLGVEVQLLASRLKKSARDAVLARIADGGAGIVIGTHAVFQAAVSFHRLGLVVVDEQHRFGVQQRLALRDKGPGKLSPHQLIMSATPIPRTLAQTVYADLDVSVIDELPPGRSPVVTGAMSNEKRGEVLARIGEVCAQGRQAYWVCTLVEESEQVEAQAAEDTALQLRAELPGLRVGLVHGRLKSEEKDLQMRAFKEGHTQLLVATTVIEVGVDVPNASIMIIENAERLGLSQLHQLRGRVGRGAVESQCLLLYKPPLSETARQRLAVMRETNDGFRVAQKDLELRGPGELFGRRQTGVIGMKLADPLRDADLVAPLQALADKWLQQQPGRAELLIGRWIGDVGRYAQV; via the coding sequence TTGGCTAAGCCCGAAACACCACGCAAGGCCGCCTCCGCCCCGACGCTCGCCACCGAGGTCATGTACCTCAAGGGCGCCGGGCCGGCGGTGGCGCTGCGCCTGCGCGCGCTCGGCATCGAGCGCGTGCGCGAGCTGCTGTTCCACCTGCCGCTGCGCTACGAGGACCGTCGCCGCGTCACGCCGGTGATGCAGCTGCGCGACGGCGAGGAGGCGCAGGTGCGCGCCCGCGTGCTGCATGCCGAGGTGCGCTATGCCGGCCGCCGCAGCCTGCGCGTGCTGGTGGACGACGGTGGTGCCGGCCTGCTGCTGCGCTTCTTCCACTTCAACGAGGCCCAGCGCCAGGCCTTCCAGCCGGACCGCTGGATCCAGGCTTACGGCCCGGTGCGCCATGCCGCGCAGGGCTGGGAGATGGTGCACCCGGAGTACCGCCTGGCCGACCGGCCCGAGGACTTGCGCACCGAGGACCGGCTGACGCCGATCTACCCGCTGACCACCGGCATCACCCAGGCGCGCCTGCGCACGCTGGCGCAGCAGGCGCTGAAGATCGCCGAGGGCGATGGCGGCCTGGCGACGCCGCTGCCGGAGCTGGGCGAGATCGGCACGCTGGCGGCGCTGCGCGTGCTGCACCAGCCGCCGGGCGACGCCGACACCGCCGCGCTGATGAGCTGCGCCCACCCGGCGCAGCAGCGCCTGGTGCGCGAGGAGTTGCTGGCCCACCAGCTGTCGATGCGCCTGCTGCGCAACCGGGTGAAGGCCGGCGCCGCGCCGCGCATCGACGGCGTGCCGGCGGCGCTGAAGGCACTGCAGGCGGGGCTGCCGTTCTCGCTCACCGGCGCGCAGCGGCGCGTCATCGGCGAGATCGCAAAGGACCTGGGTACCGCGCGGCCGATGCTGCGCCTGGTGCAGGGCGACGTTGGCTCCGGCAAGACCCTGGTGGCGGCGGCGGCCATGCTCACGGCCGTGCGTGCCGGCTGGCAGGCGGCGCTGATGGCGCCCACCGAACTGCTGGCCGAGCAGCACGCGCGCAACTTCCGCCAGTGGCTGGAGCCGCTGGGCGTGGAGGTGCAGCTGCTGGCCTCCAGGCTGAAGAAGTCCGCCAGGGACGCGGTGCTGGCGCGCATCGCCGACGGCGGCGCCGGCATCGTCATCGGCACGCACGCGGTGTTCCAGGCAGCGGTGAGTTTCCACCGCCTGGGCCTGGTGGTGGTGGACGAGCAGCACCGCTTCGGCGTGCAGCAGCGCCTGGCGCTGCGCGACAAGGGGCCGGGCAAGCTGTCGCCGCACCAGTTGATCATGTCGGCCACGCCGATCCCGCGCACGCTGGCGCAGACCGTCTATGCGGACCTGGACGTCAGCGTGATCGACGAGCTGCCGCCGGGCCGCTCGCCGGTGGTGACCGGCGCCATGTCCAACGAGAAGCGCGGCGAAGTGCTGGCGCGCATCGGCGAGGTTTGCGCGCAGGGGCGCCAGGCCTACTGGGTGTGCACGCTGGTGGAGGAGTCCGAGCAGGTCGAGGCACAGGCGGCGGAGGACACGGCACTGCAGCTGCGCGCCGAGCTGCCGGGCCTGCGCGTGGGTCTGGTCCACGGCCGCCTCAAGTCCGAGGAGAAGGACCTGCAGATGCGCGCCTTCAAGGAAGGCCATACGCAGCTGCTGGTGGCCACCACGGTGATCGAGGTGGGTGTGGACGTGCCCAACGCCAGCATCATGATCATCGAGAACGCCGAGCGCCTGGGCCTGTCGCAGCTGCACCAGTTGCGCGGTCGCGTCGGTCGCGGCGCGGTGGAGAGCCAGTGCCTGCTGCTGTACAAGCCGCCGCTGTCGGAGACGGCGCGGCAGCGCCTGGCGGTGATGCGCGAAACCAACGACGGCTTCCGCGTAGCGCAGAAGGACCTGGAGCTGCGCGGGCCGGGCGAGTTGTTCGGTCGCCGCCAGACCGGCGTGATCGGCATGAAGCTGGCGGACCCGTTGCGCGACGCCGACCTGGTGGCGCCGCTGCAGGCGCTGGCGGACAAGTGGCTGCAGCAGCAGCCGGGCCGGGCGGAGCTGCTGATCGGGCGATGGATCGGGGATGTGGGGCGGTATGCCCAGGTGTGA
- a CDS encoding ComF family protein has product MVDGWLDALFPAACAWCDAPGSDACPDCQAGLPWNDPACPGCARPQIHGERCGHCAAKPPAYDSAWTAFRLEVPVQQGIHRLKYQGRFIEAARLGRLLAPRLPSRPDLILPVPLHRWRLARRGYNQAGELARQLSRLTGIPSDPRAAVRHRPTPDQIGLSAVERRRNLRGAFLISRPLAGLHVALLDDVMTTGATLSELARACRAAGAARIEAWAVARTA; this is encoded by the coding sequence ATGGTTGACGGTTGGCTCGATGCCCTGTTCCCGGCCGCCTGCGCCTGGTGCGACGCCCCCGGCAGCGATGCCTGCCCCGACTGCCAGGCCGGCCTGCCCTGGAACGACCCCGCCTGCCCCGGCTGCGCCCGCCCCCAGATCCATGGCGAACGCTGCGGCCATTGCGCCGCCAAGCCCCCGGCCTACGACTCGGCCTGGACCGCGTTTCGCCTGGAAGTGCCTGTCCAGCAAGGGATTCATCGCCTGAAGTACCAGGGCCGCTTCATCGAAGCCGCGCGCCTGGGCCGGCTGCTGGCGCCGCGCCTGCCCTCGCGGCCCGACCTGATCCTGCCCGTACCCCTGCACCGCTGGCGCCTGGCCCGGCGCGGCTACAACCAGGCCGGCGAACTGGCCCGCCAGCTGAGCCGCCTGACCGGCATCCCCAGCGACCCCCGCGCCGCCGTCCGCCACCGCCCCACCCCGGACCAGATCGGCCTGAGCGCGGTCGAACGCCGCCGCAACCTGCGCGGCGCCTTCCTTATTAGTAGGCCCCTGGCTGGCCTACATGTGGCCCTGCTGGACGACGTCATGACCACCGGGGCGACCCTGTCCGAACTGGCCCGGGCCTGCCGGGCGGCGGGGGCCGCCCGGATCGAAGCCTGGGCGGTGGCCAGGACGGCGTAA
- a CDS encoding alpha/beta hydrolase, with translation MKIKILLSALALLLAGCATRIGATGAPAKMPETDVAYTVQKDMTYTPAGWPVALQADLWRPAVGGAKPAVLLVHGGGWTGGKRQHMDSIAKRLAGRGYVVMNISYRFAPQYRYPAQIEDAREALHWLRANHEALQVDPQRIAAWGYSAGAHLAALLGAADAVPADRVQAVVAGGIPADFRYYPKSPLIGKLMGTTLADDSAGWTAASPVTRVGRGSPPFFLYHGSWDTTVGDKNAHAMKVALDAAGVANELYILHGLGHIPAFFFDGGAVKAGIAFLDQRMP, from the coding sequence ATGAAGATCAAAATCCTGCTGTCCGCCCTGGCCCTGCTGCTCGCCGGCTGCGCCACCCGCATCGGCGCCACCGGCGCCCCTGCCAAGATGCCGGAGACCGACGTGGCCTACACCGTGCAGAAGGACATGACCTACACCCCGGCCGGCTGGCCCGTGGCATTGCAGGCCGATCTCTGGCGCCCGGCGGTGGGCGGCGCCAAGCCGGCGGTGCTGCTGGTGCATGGCGGCGGCTGGACCGGCGGCAAGCGCCAGCACATGGACAGCATCGCCAAACGCCTGGCCGGGCGCGGCTACGTGGTGATGAACATCAGCTACCGCTTCGCGCCGCAGTACCGTTACCCGGCGCAGATCGAGGATGCGCGCGAGGCGCTGCACTGGCTGCGCGCCAATCACGAGGCCCTGCAGGTGGACCCGCAGCGCATCGCCGCCTGGGGCTACTCCGCCGGTGCGCATCTCGCCGCGCTGCTGGGCGCTGCCGACGCCGTGCCTGCGGATCGCGTGCAGGCGGTGGTGGCCGGCGGCATCCCCGCCGACTTCCGCTACTACCCCAAGAGCCCGCTGATCGGAAAGCTGATGGGCACGACGCTGGCCGACGACAGCGCCGGCTGGACCGCCGCCTCGCCGGTGACCCGCGTCGGCCGCGGCAGCCCGCCGTTCTTCCTCTATCACGGCAGCTGGGACACCACCGTCGGCGACAAGAACGCCCATGCGATGAAGGTTGCGCTGGATGCGGCGGGCGTCGCCAACGAGCTGTACATCCTGCACGGGCTCGGCCACATCCCGGCGTTCTTCTTCGACGGCGGCGCGGTGAAGGCAGGGATCGCGTTCCTGGATCAGCGCATGCCTTGA
- the ubiA gene encoding 4-hydroxybenzoate octaprenyltransferase, protein MRAKLADYARLMRLDRPIGIYLLLWPTLWALWFAAGGLPPGHVLLVFVLGTVLMRSAGCAINDFADRDFDPHVARTRERPLAAGRVSPREALILFAGVCLLALALLLSLGNLQVVLWSVPAVLLAAAYPFMKRWISIPQAVLGLAFSWGIPMAWAALGLEVDWARVLPLMAANIAWVIAYDTWYAMVDREDDLKLGVKSAAILFGRHDRLVIALLQGGALLLLIQLGQNTGRGEYYNGGIAVASMLAVYQQWITRGREPARCFQAFLNNHWFGAAIFIGLALDYVQRA, encoded by the coding sequence ATGCGCGCCAAACTTGCCGACTACGCCCGCCTGATGCGCCTGGACCGGCCCATCGGCATTTACCTGCTTCTCTGGCCCACCCTCTGGGCCCTGTGGTTTGCCGCCGGGGGGCTGCCGCCGGGGCATGTGCTGCTGGTCTTCGTGCTGGGCACCGTGCTGATGCGCTCGGCCGGCTGCGCCATCAACGACTTTGCCGACCGCGACTTCGACCCCCACGTGGCCCGTACCCGCGAGCGCCCCCTGGCCGCCGGCCGGGTCAGCCCGCGCGAGGCGCTGATCCTGTTTGCCGGGGTCTGCCTGCTGGCGCTGGCCCTGCTGCTGTCGCTGGGCAACCTGCAGGTGGTGCTGTGGTCGGTGCCGGCGGTGCTGCTGGCGGCGGCCTATCCCTTCATGAAGCGCTGGATCTCGATTCCGCAGGCGGTGCTGGGTCTGGCCTTCTCCTGGGGCATCCCCATGGCCTGGGCAGCGCTGGGCCTGGAGGTGGACTGGGCCAGGGTCCTGCCGCTGATGGCGGCGAACATCGCCTGGGTCATCGCCTACGACACCTGGTACGCCATGGTGGACCGCGAGGACGACCTGAAGCTGGGCGTGAAGTCGGCGGCGATCCTGTTCGGCCGGCATGACCGCCTGGTGATCGCCCTGCTGCAGGGCGGGGCGCTGCTGCTGCTGATCCAGCTCGGCCAGAACACCGGGCGCGGCGAGTACTACAACGGCGGCATCGCCGTGGCCTCGATGCTGGCGGTGTACCAGCAGTGGATCACCCGCGGCCGCGAGCCGGCACGCTGTTTCCAGGCTTTCCTGAACAACCACTGGTTCGGTGCCGCGATCTTCATCGGATTGGCGCTGGATTACGTACAGAGAGCATGA
- a CDS encoding VOC family protein: MDRIQTITPCLWFDDRGEEAAKFYITVFPNSRITQLTHFTEAGQELHQKQPGSVMTVEFELDGQKFTALNGGPVFKFSEAISLQVNCRTQEDIDHYWLALSEGGDPEAQQCGWLKDRYGLSWQIVPAQMGEWMKGTAQQASHVIDAMLKMKKLDIAALQTAYEG; this comes from the coding sequence ATGGACCGCATCCAGACCATCACCCCCTGCCTCTGGTTCGACGACCGGGGCGAAGAGGCCGCGAAGTTCTACATCACGGTCTTCCCCAACTCGCGCATCACCCAGCTCACCCACTTCACCGAGGCCGGGCAGGAACTCCACCAGAAGCAGCCCGGCAGCGTGATGACGGTGGAGTTCGAGCTGGACGGGCAGAAGTTCACGGCGCTCAATGGCGGCCCGGTGTTCAAGTTCAGCGAGGCGATCTCGCTGCAGGTGAACTGCCGCACGCAGGAAGACATCGACCACTACTGGCTCGCGCTCTCCGAGGGCGGCGATCCGGAGGCGCAGCAGTGCGGCTGGCTCAAGGACCGCTACGGCCTGTCCTGGCAGATCGTGCCGGCGCAGATGGGCGAGTGGATGAAGGGCACGGCGCAGCAGGCCAGCCACGTGATCGATGCGATGCTGAAGATGAAGAAGCTCGATATCGCGGCGCTGCAGACGGCTTACGAGGGCTAG